From a single Larimichthys crocea isolate SSNF chromosome XIII, L_crocea_2.0, whole genome shotgun sequence genomic region:
- the glipr2l gene encoding GLI pathogenesis-related 2, like: protein MGKSASKQFAEEVLQCHNEYRRKHQAPPLKLSSKLSTEAGRYAESLASTRILKHSVESSRGSCGENLAWASYDQSGKDVADRWYDEVKQYNFNRPGFSSGTGHFTAMVWKNTKKLGVGKATASDGSSFVVARYFPAGNITNQGHFENNVLPAST from the exons ATGGGGAAGTCAG cctcGAAGCAGTTTGCTGAGGAGGTGCTTCAGTGCCATAATGAATACAGGAGGAAGCACCAGGCTCCTCCACTGAAGCTGAGCAGCAAGTTGAGCACAGAGGCTGGCCG TTATGCTGAAAGTCTGGCCAGCACACGGATCCTTAAACACAGTGTGGAGTCCAGTAGAGGGAGCTGTGGAGAGAACCTGGCATGGGCCTCCTATGACCAGTCtg GAAAGGATGTGGCAGACCGCTGGTATGATGAAGTGAAACAGTACAACTTCAACCGTCCTGGATTCTCCTCTGGCACCG GTCATTTCACAGCAATGGTGTGGAAGAACACGAAAAAGCTGGGTGTTGGTAAGGCCACTGCATCGGATGGTTCTTCTTTTGTAGTGGCCAGATATTTCCCGGCTGGGAACATCACTAACCAGGGGCATTTTGAGAATAACGTCCTCCCAGCAAGCACCTAA